From Pseudomonas frederiksbergensis, the proteins below share one genomic window:
- a CDS encoding OmpW/AlkL family protein, with the protein MIKRTICLVYPLFCLASPTWAEESPWTYRIGMTNVAFDASAKVYLNGQRVPGGSADASDNNALTFDFGYAINDQWNVRAIVGIPPTTKVTGAGTLPGIQLGKITYAPTVLTLNYNLPALGPVRPHIGAGVNYTRIFESRDANLKSFDADHAWSPALHVGADIDVNRGWFVSIDIRKLYLKTDASGYLGPQEAKARVTLDPLLTSIAIGRQF; encoded by the coding sequence ATGATAAAAAGAACGATTTGTCTTGTGTATCCTCTATTCTGTTTGGCAAGCCCCACATGGGCCGAAGAGTCGCCTTGGACGTACCGTATTGGTATGACTAATGTAGCTTTCGATGCTAGCGCAAAAGTATACTTAAATGGTCAGCGGGTGCCAGGAGGAAGCGCTGATGCGAGCGATAACAACGCGCTTACATTCGACTTCGGCTACGCCATCAACGACCAGTGGAATGTACGTGCGATTGTCGGTATTCCGCCTACAACTAAAGTGACGGGCGCAGGCACACTTCCTGGTATCCAGCTGGGGAAAATAACTTACGCTCCAACAGTATTAACGTTGAACTATAACCTCCCCGCTTTGGGTCCCGTTCGCCCTCACATAGGTGCGGGAGTCAATTACACGCGGATTTTTGAAAGTCGGGACGCTAATCTAAAATCGTTCGATGCCGACCACGCTTGGTCCCCCGCGCTACATGTTGGTGCCGATATTGACGTTAACCGTGGTTGGTTCGTTAGCATTGATATCCGGAAGTTATACCTGAAAACCGACGCATCAGGGTACTTGGGGCCACAGGAGGCTAAAGCACGGGTAACTCTTGACCCATTACTAACTTCGATCGCGATCGGACGCCAATTCTGA
- a CDS encoding aldo/keto reductase — protein sequence MHYRSLGKSGLLVSELCFGTMSFGQQGYWEKIGGLDQSAAQRLVDIALDAGINFFDSADVYSYGQSEEILGKTLKGKRDKVVLATKVRGRMSQEINDVGLSRRHIIQSCENSLRRLGTDYLDLYIVHSFDFMTPLEETLSTLNDLVHSGKVRYLGCSNYFAWQLMKALSISERHHWEKFISLQAYYSLLSRDVEIELAPLCRDQGLGITPWSPLGAGFLTGKYPRGGKGPRGARRSKEEHNFIQIEEEKAYAILDEVQRIAKLRGVSSAQVSLNYLLRKSPVSSVIIGATKPEQLQDNLKTVDWQLSAEEVAALDEISTPPRLYPHWMLEFTRLDRDNPAMIM from the coding sequence ATGCATTACCGCTCACTTGGCAAATCCGGTCTGCTCGTTTCCGAGCTGTGTTTTGGCACTATGAGCTTTGGCCAGCAGGGCTACTGGGAGAAAATCGGCGGGCTTGACCAGTCTGCCGCCCAGCGCCTGGTCGATATCGCGCTGGATGCCGGCATCAATTTTTTCGACAGCGCCGATGTCTATTCCTACGGCCAGTCTGAGGAGATCCTCGGCAAGACGCTCAAGGGCAAGCGCGACAAGGTGGTGTTGGCCACCAAAGTGCGCGGACGTATGAGCCAAGAGATCAACGACGTGGGCTTGAGTCGGCGCCACATCATTCAGAGCTGCGAGAACAGCCTCAGGCGTCTGGGCACCGATTATCTTGATCTCTACATAGTGCACAGCTTTGACTTCATGACGCCGTTAGAGGAAACGCTCTCGACGCTGAACGACCTGGTGCATTCTGGCAAGGTGCGCTACTTGGGTTGTTCGAATTACTTTGCGTGGCAACTGATGAAAGCGTTGTCCATCTCCGAGAGACACCATTGGGAGAAGTTCATTTCGTTGCAGGCTTATTACTCGCTGCTGTCGCGTGACGTGGAGATCGAACTCGCCCCGCTGTGCCGGGACCAGGGGCTGGGTATCACGCCTTGGTCGCCGTTGGGCGCGGGGTTTCTCACCGGCAAATACCCCCGTGGCGGCAAGGGCCCGCGGGGGGCCCGGCGCAGTAAGGAAGAACATAATTTCATTCAGATCGAAGAGGAAAAGGCCTACGCGATCCTGGACGAGGTGCAGCGCATCGCCAAGTTGCGCGGGGTGAGTTCGGCGCAGGTCTCGCTCAATTATCTGCTGCGCAAGTCGCCCGTCAGTTCGGTGATTATCGGCGCCACCAAACCCGAGCAGTTGCAGGACAACCTGAAGACTGTCGATTGGCAGCTTTCGGCTGAGGAGGTCGCCGCACTTGATGAGATCAGCACACCGCCGCGACTGTATCCACACTGGATGCTCGAGTTCACCCGCCTCGACCGCGACAACCCGGCAATGATCATGTAA
- the gstA gene encoding glutathione transferase GstA: MKLYYSPGACSLSPHIVLREGSFDFKLERVDLQSKQTETGSDYKTINPLGCVPALQLDDGQVLTEGPAIVQYLADRVPEKRLAPSAGTLEHYRLMEWLNFISTELHKGFGALFNSALSDDAKAVINSSLEQRIAHAEKRLGVGPYVMGNDFSVADAYLFTVLGWAKYVNVDLAPWPGLLDYLSRVAPRPAVQAALAAEGLIPASK, translated from the coding sequence ATGAAGCTTTATTACAGCCCCGGCGCCTGCTCGCTTTCGCCCCACATCGTGCTTCGCGAGGGCAGTTTCGACTTTAAGCTGGAGCGCGTGGATCTGCAGAGCAAGCAGACCGAAACCGGCTCCGATTACAAAACCATCAATCCCTTGGGTTGCGTCCCGGCCTTGCAGCTCGACGATGGGCAGGTGCTCACCGAAGGACCGGCCATCGTGCAATACCTCGCCGACCGCGTGCCGGAAAAACGCCTGGCGCCGTCGGCGGGCACGCTGGAACATTACCGCCTGATGGAATGGCTCAACTTCATTTCCACGGAGTTGCACAAGGGCTTCGGCGCGCTGTTTAACTCGGCGCTTTCCGATGACGCGAAAGCGGTCATCAATTCGTCGCTCGAACAACGTATCGCTCATGCCGAGAAGCGGCTCGGGGTGGGTCCCTATGTGATGGGCAACGACTTTTCCGTGGCGGACGCCTACCTCTTCACCGTGCTGGGGTGGGCTAAGTACGTGAATGTGGACCTCGCGCCCTGGCCGGGACTGCTCGATTATCTCAGCCGCGTGGCGCCCCGTCCCGCCGTCCAGGCCGCGCTCGCGGCGGAAGGCCTGATTCCTGCATCGAAATAA
- a CDS encoding winged helix-turn-helix transcriptional regulator: protein MPPDDLFTDAAEPLDEAPPSPGHRSCPVRDVLNRLGDKWSTLILVTLSQGPQRFNALARAVPDISRRMLTETLRHLERDGLIWREVTPSTPPSVRYGLTPLGTSLMPSLTELIDWAERQQPEVVAARVRFDRRMANR, encoded by the coding sequence ATGCCCCCTGACGACTTGTTTACCGATGCCGCTGAACCCCTTGATGAGGCGCCGCCGTCGCCCGGCCACCGAAGCTGTCCCGTGCGTGATGTGCTTAACCGCTTGGGCGACAAGTGGTCGACGCTGATCCTGGTCACCTTGTCGCAGGGTCCGCAACGATTCAATGCGCTGGCCCGCGCCGTGCCCGACATTTCGCGCCGGATGCTGACCGAGACGCTGCGTCACCTCGAACGCGACGGACTCATCTGGCGCGAGGTAACGCCCTCGACACCCCCATCTGTGCGCTACGGGCTCACCCCGCTCGGGACTTCGCTGATGCCGTCCCTGACTGAGCTCATCGACTGGGCCGAACGCCAACAACCCGAGGTCGTCGCCGCCCGCGTCCGATTCGATAGACGTATGGCCAACAGATGA
- a CDS encoding alkene reductase: MTKLFSPVQLGPLNLPNRVVMAPMTRSRALGNVPNDLMAQYYSLRAEAGLLITEGTSPSPNGLGYAHIPGIYSDAQVAGWRQVAEAVNAAGGRVFVQLMHTGRVGHPANLPLGAHLLAPSAVAAPGEMWTDTEGMQPHPVPGTMTEQDIAAAIEEYAAACKNTVAAGFDGVELHGANGYLIDQFLNTASNHRSDRWGGSIDNRIRFAVEVARAAAAAIGAERVGIRISPYGVFNGMASDADMDALYLRLIEALNDVGLVYLHVVDHSSMGAPPVSETLKVQLRTAFRGKYILSGGYDAARTNADLAANKGDLVAFGRPFIANPDLAQKLKSGGELKPADPATFYTPDAKGYTEF, translated from the coding sequence ATGACCAAGCTGTTTAGCCCTGTCCAACTCGGCCCCTTGAACTTGCCCAACCGTGTCGTGATGGCGCCCATGACCCGCTCGCGGGCGCTGGGCAATGTACCGAACGACTTGATGGCCCAGTACTACAGCCTGCGCGCCGAGGCCGGGCTCCTTATCACCGAAGGCACTTCGCCCTCGCCCAACGGCCTGGGTTATGCGCACATCCCCGGCATCTATTCGGATGCGCAGGTGGCGGGCTGGCGCCAGGTGGCGGAGGCCGTGAATGCTGCTGGCGGTCGCGTCTTCGTGCAGCTCATGCACACTGGGCGGGTGGGTCATCCCGCCAACCTGCCGCTGGGCGCTCACCTGCTCGCGCCATCGGCCGTCGCCGCGCCAGGTGAGATGTGGACGGACACCGAAGGAATGCAGCCGCATCCCGTGCCTGGGACCATGACGGAGCAAGACATTGCGGCGGCGATCGAGGAATATGCCGCTGCGTGTAAAAACACCGTGGCTGCAGGCTTCGACGGCGTCGAGCTGCACGGCGCCAACGGCTATCTCATCGACCAGTTCCTCAACACCGCGTCCAACCACCGCAGCGATCGCTGGGGCGGGAGCATTGACAACCGCATCCGCTTCGCGGTGGAGGTGGCCCGCGCTGCTGCGGCAGCGATCGGCGCCGAGCGGGTCGGCATACGCATCTCGCCTTATGGCGTGTTCAATGGCATGGCGTCGGACGCTGACATGGATGCGTTGTATCTGCGCTTGATCGAGGCGCTCAACGACGTCGGCCTGGTCTATCTCCATGTGGTCGACCACAGTTCCATGGGTGCGCCACCGGTGAGCGAGACTCTCAAGGTGCAACTGCGCACGGCCTTCAGGGGTAAATACATCCTCTCCGGCGGCTATGACGCGGCGCGCACCAATGCCGATCTCGCCGCGAACAAAGGCGATCTCGTCGCCTTCGGCCGCCCCTTCATCGCCAACCCGGACCTGGCGCAAAAACTGAAAAGCGGCGGGGAACTCAAGCCGGCCGATCCCGCCACCTTCTACACGCCTGACGCAAAAGGCTACACGGAGTTCTGA
- a CDS encoding helicase-related protein, producing the protein MNLQTLGTLINVDLPWNPTRLGQRIGRIKRFGQRRETVDMLNLVFEQTVDEKIYERLSERMKNRYDLFGSLADTIKDEWIDDIETLGEQLDEYINAQKTATGFDLRYTGTMMPSDRDWREFTEVLSRRDLATLISAAWG; encoded by the coding sequence TTGAACCTGCAAACCTTGGGCACGCTGATCAACGTCGATCTGCCGTGGAACCCAACGCGCCTCGGACAGCGGATTGGCCGGATCAAACGCTTCGGACAGCGGCGTGAAACCGTGGATATGCTGAACCTTGTGTTCGAGCAGACCGTGGACGAAAAGATCTACGAGCGCCTGTCCGAGCGCATGAAGAACCGCTACGACCTCTTCGGGTCGCTGGCTGACACCATCAAGGACGAGTGGATCGATGACATCGAAACACTCGGTGAACAGTTGGACGAGTACATCAATGCCCAGAAGACAGCGACAGGCTTCGACCTGCGCTACACCGGCACGATGATGCCATCGGACAGGGATTGGCGTGAATTCACAGAAGTCTTGTCGCGGCGCGATCTCGCCACCCTGATTAGCGCAGCCTGGGGCTAA
- a CDS encoding 2-hydroxychromene-2-carboxylate isomerase, whose amino-acid sequence MIVDFYFDFLSPFSYLANHRLSKLAQDYGFSIRYYAIDLARVKIAIGNVGPSNRDLIVKLDYLKVDLQRWAELYEIPLVFPANYNSRRMNTGLYYSGAMAQTGAYVNVVFNAVWGDGIAPDLESLPALVSEKLGWDRSAFEDFISSDAATERYDEQTHAAIERKVFGVPTMFLGDEMWWGNDRLFMLENAVGGAPVNGE is encoded by the coding sequence GTGATTGTCGATTTTTATTTCGATTTTTTGAGTCCGTTCTCTTACTTGGCCAACCATCGTTTGTCAAAGCTTGCGCAAGACTATGGCTTTTCCATTCGTTATTACGCAATCGATTTGGCGCGAGTTAAAATAGCCATCGGAAACGTTGGTCCATCTAATCGCGACCTGATAGTCAAGCTGGACTATTTGAAAGTAGATTTGCAACGGTGGGCCGAGCTTTACGAAATACCGTTGGTATTCCCAGCTAACTACAACAGCCGACGGATGAATACTGGGCTTTATTACTCGGGAGCCATGGCACAGACTGGTGCCTATGTGAATGTAGTATTTAATGCGGTTTGGGGAGATGGCATAGCTCCAGATTTGGAAAGCTTGCCTGCTCTGGTATCTGAAAAACTAGGCTGGGATCGTAGCGCCTTCGAGGACTTTATCAGCAGCGATGCCGCAACAGAGAGGTATGACGAGCAGACACATGCCGCGATCGAACGCAAAGTGTTCGGTGTGCCAACGATGTTTTTGGGCGATGAAATGTGGTGGGGAAACGACCGTCTATTTATGCTCGAGAACGCAGTGGGAGGTGCGCCTGTAAATGGAGAATAG
- a CDS encoding trans-o-hydroxybenzylidenepyruvate hydratase-aldolase: MSNKIMKTSRLTAEDINGAWTIMPTPSTPDASDWRSTATVDLEETARIVEELIAAGVNGILSMGTFGECATLTWDEKRDYVSTIVETIRGRVPYFCGTTALNTREVIRQTRELIDIGANGTMLGVPMWVKMDLPTAVQFYRDVADAVPEAAIAIYANPEAFKFDFPRPFWAEMSKIPQVVTAKYLGIGMLDLDLRLAPNIRFLPHEDDYYAAARINPERITAFWSSGAMCGPATAIMLRDEVVRAKSTGDWAKAKAISDDMRAADSTLFPRGDFSEFSKYNIGLEKARMDAAGWLKAGPCRPPYNLVPEDYLAGAQKSGKAWAALHAKYSNELK; the protein is encoded by the coding sequence ATGTCGAATAAAATTATGAAAACGTCGCGTCTTACCGCCGAAGATATCAACGGCGCCTGGACTATAATGCCCACACCCTCGACGCCTGATGCTTCTGATTGGCGCAGCACTGCCACCGTGGACTTAGAAGAGACTGCCCGCATAGTTGAAGAGCTGATTGCAGCTGGTGTCAACGGTATTCTAAGTATGGGTACTTTTGGTGAGTGCGCCACGTTGACCTGGGATGAAAAACGTGATTATGTCTCGACGATTGTCGAGACCATTCGTGGTCGCGTGCCTTATTTCTGTGGCACGACAGCCTTAAATACCCGAGAAGTCATCCGCCAGACCCGAGAGCTTATCGATATTGGCGCCAACGGCACTATGCTCGGGGTGCCGATGTGGGTGAAGATGGACCTGCCTACAGCGGTTCAGTTCTATCGTGATGTTGCAGATGCGGTACCAGAGGCTGCCATTGCGATTTACGCCAACCCCGAAGCATTCAAGTTCGACTTCCCTCGCCCATTCTGGGCAGAGATGTCCAAAATTCCGCAGGTAGTGACTGCGAAGTATCTAGGCATCGGAATGCTTGACTTGGACCTGAGACTGGCACCCAACATCCGCTTCCTTCCCCACGAAGATGACTATTACGCGGCCGCACGCATCAATCCCGAGCGCATAACCGCGTTCTGGTCAAGCGGGGCCATGTGCGGCCCGGCTACCGCCATCATGTTGCGTGACGAAGTGGTGCGGGCCAAGAGCACCGGTGACTGGGCCAAGGCCAAAGCCATCTCCGATGATATGCGTGCAGCCGACTCGACATTGTTTCCGCGTGGCGACTTTTCGGAGTTCTCGAAGTATAATATCGGGCTTGAAAAGGCACGGATGGATGCGGCTGGTTGGCTCAAGGCTGGGCCCTGCCGTCCGCCCTACAACCTTGTTCCAGAAGACTACCTCGCTGGTGCACAGAAATCAGGCAAGGCTTGGGCCGCGCTGCACGCTAAATACAGTAATGAATTGAAGTAG
- a CDS encoding glutathione-S-transferase-like protein has product MVQIDAPIKSDAGGFDFQLERVNLQGAEIETGADYNSINPGGYVSALQLDRHNKENAAPARAFNFSRWRALLLHGLGPARHLGAASRLSGTVAGHSARTVAHPAAPSLFETWFFSRSPTGSASPM; this is encoded by the coding sequence GTGGTGCAGATTGATGCACCCATCAAATCGGATGCGGGCGGATTCGACTTTCAGCTTGAACGTGTCAATCTGCAAGGTGCCGAGATTGAAACCGGCGCCGATTACAACTCCATCAACCCCGGCGGCTATGTCTCTGCTTTGCAACTCGATCGGCACAATAAGGAAAACGCTGCGCCAGCCCGCGCCTTTAATTTCTCACGGTGGCGGGCCCTGCTTCTTCATGGACTGGGACCCGCCCGACACCTGGGCGCGGCATCGCGCCTTTCTGGGACGGTTGCCGGCCACTCTGCCCGAACGGTCGCGCACCCTGCTGCACCTTCCTTGTTCGAGACGTGGTTCTTCAGCCGGTCACCGACGGGGTCGGCCTCCCCGATGTAG